The DNA segment GTCGAGGCGGTCCTTGATCGGGGTGAAGTCGGGGAGGATCAGGTCCACCCCCGGCTGGTTCTCCTCCGGGAAGAGCACGCCGCAGTCGACCACGAGGATCTTGCCGTCGATCTCGAAGACCGTCATGTTGCGGCCGATCTCGCCGAGGCCGCCGAGCGGGATGATGCGCAGAGTGCCCGCCTCGAGCGCGGCAGGAGTGATCACGGGACTGGGCATGCGCCCTCCTCTTCCTCGGTCGGGAGTCGTCCGTGCCGCTCGTGCGGCGTCAGCGTGTGGTGCCGGCGACCTTCGGCAGCGCGCCGCCCGCGGCGGCGTTGCGGTCGGGCCGGAAGTTGCGGAAGTCGACGCCGGGGATGTCGCGGACCAGGCCGAGCTCGTCCTCGATCAGGGCGGCCTCCGACTCCTCGGGGCCGACCAGCGGCAGGCGCACGCGGGGCGAGGAGATGCGGCCGAGGCCGTGCAGGATGTACTTCGCCGCGACGGTGCCGGGGACGTGGGTCATCACGGCGCGCACGAGCGGCTCGAGCTGCTGGTGCGCGAGGGTCGCGGCCTTGAGGTCGCCGGAGTTCACGGCGTCGACGATGGTGCGGTAGGGCGAGGCGGCGATGTTGGCGGTGACGCCGATCAGGCCGGTGGCGCCGATCGCCAGCTCGGGCAGGACGTTGGCGTCGTCGCCGCAGAAGTACATCAGGTCGGTCTGGTTGAGGACGCGGCTGACCTCGGAGAGATCGCCCTTGGCGTCCTTCACGGCGAGGATGTTGGGGTGCTTGGCCGCGCGGAGGATCGTCTCGTAGCGGATGGGCACGCCGGTGCGGCCGGGGATGTCGTAGAGGATGACCGGGAGATCGGTCGCGTCGGCGATCATCCGGAAGTGGGTGAGGATGCCGGCCTGGGTGGGCTTGTTGTAGTACGGCGTGACGATCATGTTGCCGTCGGCGCCGGCCTTCTCGCTCTGGCGGGCGAGCTGCATCGCGTGCGCGGTCTCGTTCGAGCCGCCGCCGGTGATGATCTTCGCGCGACCTGCGGCGACGGACTTGCCGACCTCGACGAGCCGGATCTTCTCCGGGTCGGTGAGCGTGCTGGTCTCGCCGGTGGTGCCGGTGACGACGATGCCGTCGGCGCCCTTCGCGATGCAGTCGTCGATGTGCTTCTCGACGCCGGGCCAGTCGACCTCGCCGTCGGCGGTGAACGGGGTGACCAGGGCGACCAGGACCTGGCCGAAAGGATTCTCCGGAGTTGACACGAGCCCAGGGTAACGGGTCGGCGGCCGCGGGCCGGAGCGTTCTGATCCGCTGCTGCCGGCCGGGTCTGCACGCTCTCGTTCGATCTGCAGGAGTCGCCGAGCCGAACGGGCTTTCAGCCGCGCCAGAGACTTCGACGGGGCTCGAACACCTGCAGATCGAACGGGTCCCCGCCGTGCGCCGACGGAGGGAGTCAGCTGCGGACGTGATCTCCGCGGGAGAGGGCGGCGAGGATGTCGGCCTCCACGAGCGGCCAGTCGTCGAGGACGAGGGAGGTGCGGTAGTGGCGGACGCAGTAGCCGAGCAGGCCGAGCTCGACATCGCGCCGGTTGTCGTGCTCGGGATCGTGGAACGCAGCACCGTCCACCTCGAGGGCGAGCACCTCGCCGAGCAGGAAGTCGATGCGCCGGCGGCCGATGCGCACCTGCTGGCGGAAGGCGATCCCGAGCGTTCGCAGCCGGAAGGCGACCATCGACTCCAGCCCGCTCTCGGAGGACGAGCCGGCCCGGCGGAGGAGCCGCCGATGGGAAGTCGGCAGCCTCGCGAGGAGCCGCGCCCGACCTGCGGAGTCGAGGAGCCGCCGGTGCAGCGCCGATTCCAGGAGGACGAAGGCGAACTCGGCGCCCTGGCAGGCCGCCGCCTCGACGACGCAGTCCTCGAGCGCCTGGACCAGCGCGGAGGGTCGCGGTGCCTCCTTCGACCAGTGGACGACGACGTCGGGATCATGCGAGAGCCGGACGGCGTGACGGTCCGGATCACGGAGTCGTGAGGTGTGGGCACCGACGGCGACGTGCAGGCCGCGGAAGCGCGGGACCCAGAGCCCGTGCGCCACGGCGGCGTTCGCGCAGGCGAGGACCCCGCCGACGCGGAAGGCGCGCTCGATTCCGGTGTCGACTCCGGGAAGGGCGTACCAGCCCTTCCGGACGCGGAGGAGCGCTCCGGTCTTCACCGCCTCGCGGAGCTCGCGTGCGGAGGAGCCCTCTCGGAGGAACTGCTCGGTCTTCACCAGGCCTCCGGCACGGAGGACGGAGCCGGAGGACGCGCGCACAGGGAGAGCGTGGCCGCGCAGGAAGGGCGCGCGGGCGGCGCACACTGCGATCGGTGGACAATTTGCCGCCACGGCTCCTGTGGAGGGGGACGCTTCCGCGGGGAGTGGTGCGATGTGCAGGCGATCCCGGCCCGCCCGGGCCTACTCGCGCGGCTCGAGGCGGCTTCGTCCTCGGATCGCCTGCAGATCGGAGAGGCACCTGCAGAGCGGACAGGCACCTGCAGAGCGGACGCGGTGCGGGCAGGGACGCTGCTAGGGGGCGACGCGGCCGTTCGCGGTGAAGGCGGCGGCGGTGAGGGGCATGAGCTGCTCGAAGTGCTGCTCCATCTGCTCGGCGGCCATCTCGATCTCGCGCTGCGGGAAGGAGGGGAACGTCGAGTCCTCGCGCTTGGTGCGCAGGGAGAGGAAGTTCATCAGCGAGCGGGCGTTCAGCGTCACGTACATCGAGGAGTAGATGTTGAGCGGCAGGACGATGCGGGCGACCTCGCGGGCGACGCCCTCCTGGAGCATCCGCTGGTACGCCTCGAAGGCCTGGGTGCTGGCGCGGCGCGTCTCGGCGACGACGAGCTCCGTCTGCTCGGGGGTGCCGGGCTCGAAGGAGTAGGCGCCGGGCTTGCCGACCTGGACGAGGTTGCGCTGCGGGCCGGGCACGTAGAAGACGGGGCGGAGCTCGCGGTAGCGGCCCGACTCCTCGTTGTAGGAGGCGATGCGGTGCCGCATGAACTCGCGGAAGACGAAGATCGGCGCCTGCACGTAGAAGGTCATCGAGTTGTGCTCGAAGGGCGAGCCGTGGCGGTCGCGCATCAGGTAGTTGATCAGGCCGCGGTCGCGCTTGCCCTGCAGCTCGCTGTCGGCCGACTCCTCGTCGAGGGCGCCGGCGAGGGTCTTCTCGCCCTGCGTCGAGACGCGGGCGGCGAAGAGCACGTCGGAGTCGTGGGCACTGGAGCGGACGAGCTCGACGACCACATCGGAGCGGAAAACGGGGCTGTCGGGTTCGCTCTGCTCGGGTTCGCTCTGCTCGGTCACGGCTTCGACGATAGAGCACGGTCCGTCGACGCAGAGCGCAATGAACGGGCGTGCAGGGCGGCCGGCGCCTACCGTGATCGCGTGGACCCTCTCCAGATCGCGGCCGCCCTGCTGGGCCTCGTCGCGCTCGGAACCGCCCTCGGGCTGCTTCGGCGGCGCGCGGCCGGGCGTGTCCGCGCCCGGCCCGCCGCCTCCGCCGAGCGGATCGATCCGGCCGCGCTGGTCGACGGCGCGGTCCTCGGCCCGCGAGCGACGATCGTGCAGTTCTCCACCGAGTACTGCGCCCGCTGCCCGGCGGTGCACCGGATGCTCGCCGACGTGTCCGCCGGTCGCGACGGCGTCGTGCACCTCGACGTCGACCTGACCCGCCGGGCGGACCTGGCCGACCGCTTCCGCATCCTGCAGACCCCGACCCTGCTCGTGCTCGACGCCGACGGCGTGGCCCGCAGCCGCATCGCCGGCGCTCCGGCGCGGGCCGTCGTCCTCGCCGAGCTCGACCGACTGGAGACAGCATGACCACCGCCCCGCCCGCCGGCTCCGTCGATCCGCGTGGACCGCGCTTCGCCGCCTCCGTCACCGCCGTGCTGCTGCTCGCTGCCGTGGGGCTCGGGCTCGCGGCGCCGGTGCCGGCGGACTCCGTCGCCCGGCTCGTCCAGCCCGGCTTCCTGCTGCTGGCGGTCCTCGCGGCGCTGTTCGCCTGGTCGGCCTCCCGCGGTGTCGGCTCGGGGCCCTGGGCGGTCGTCTTCCGCCGCCTCCTCCGGCCCCGCCTCGCTCCGCCGACGGAGTGGGAGGACGCCCGCCCGCCGCGCTTCGCCCAGCTGGTCGGGCTGCTCGTCACCGCCGCGGGAGTCGTCCTGCACCTCGCCGGAGTGCCGGGTGCGGTCCCCGTCGCCGCCGCGATCGCCTTCCTCGCCGCCTTCCTCAACGCGGCGTTCGGCCTCTGCCTGGGCTGCGAGCTCTACCTGCTCCTGGTGCGTGCCGGTGTCCTCGGCCGCACGGCCGGCTCCCGGGCCTGAGGCCCTAGGCTGAATCCCGCTTCGCGGGCGGCCCGCGACGGGCCTCGGGAGGCACCATGAGCGAATCGACCGCACGGCACTCGGACCAGGACGGGACCGGCGGCGCCGGCGACTCCCCCCGGCGCTCCACCCGCACGGCGGCACCGCGGCCGGCCGTGCCGCCCGGTGAGGCGCCGGACACGGCGACCCGCGCACAGGAGGAGTCCGCGGCTCCGAAGCGGCTGCGGGTCCTGATCTCCGGGGCGAGCGGCATGATCGGCTCGGAGCTGGTGCGCCAGCTCCGCTCGGACGGGCACGAGATCTTCCGCCTGGTCCGCCACGCCCCGACCAGCCCGGACGAGTTCCACTGGGCGCCCGCCTCGCACATGCTCGACTTCAGCGTGCTCGACCGCGTCGACGCCGTGATCAACCTCTCGGGCGCCTCGATCAGCCGCCTCCCGTGGACCTCCTCGTACAAGCGCGAGATCCTCGACTCGCGAGTGCAGGCCACGCAGACCATCACCGACGCGATGCGGATGGCGTCCACTCCCCCGTCGATCCTGCTCAACGCCTCGGCCGTCGGCTACTACGGCGACCGGCCGGGCGAGGAGCTGACCGAGGAGTCCCCCCGCGGCGAGGGCTTCCTCGCCGACGTGGTCGAGCGCTGGGAGCAGGCGGCGCTGCTCGCTCCCGAGACCGCGCGCGTCGTGACGGTGCGCACCGGGCTCGTGCTCGGGAACGGCGGTGCGCTGAAGCCGCTGCTGCCGCTGACGAAGCTGGGGCTGAGCGGCCCGCTGGGCGGCGGACAGCAGTACTGGCCGTGGATCAGCCACTACGACGAGGCCGCCGCGATCCGGCACCTGCTGACCTCGTCGCTCTCCGGCCCGGTCAACCTCGCGGGGCCCGAGGCCGCGACGGCGAACGAGGTGATGAGCACCCTGGCCGAGCTGCTGCACCGGCCGTTCAAGCTGCCCGTCCCCGAGAGGATCATCGAGCTCGCACTGCGCGACGCGGGGCACGAGCTGCTGCTCTCGAGCCAGCGGCTGGTGCCGCAGCGGCTGCTCGACGACGGCTTCGTCTTCCGGCACCGCACGGTCGCCGAGGCGCTGCAGGCGGTGCTGGCGGACTGAGCGCCGCCGATCAGGCGGGCCGCTCGCGCTCCAGGGCGATCGAGCGGCGGATCGCCCCGCGGGCGCGCTTGCGGTCACCGCTCGCGTCGTAGGCGAGGCCGAGCCGGTACCAGGCGCGCCAGCTCTCGGGGTCCTCGTCGACGTCGGCCGCGTAGCGCGGGAAGAGCGCGTCGGCCTCGGTCCGGTCGAGTCGGCCGGTCGCGCTGGATTCGAGGACCTCGGAGGGCAGGGCGTCCTCGGACTCGAGGCGCCGGGCCAGCTTCTCGGCGCGGACGCCGAAGGAGATCTCGCGCACGAGCCCCCAGACGCCGACCCCGCCGAGGACGAGCAGGCCGATGCCCATCACGATGCCCGGCACCGTTCCGGCGGCGAAGGCGACGTACGAGTACTGCAGGCAGACGAAGAGGTAGAGCGCGAGGAGGACGGCCATCAGGCCGACGCCGATGCGGGTCGTCACGGGGTGCTCGTGGCGGCCGCGGCCTGACCGGAGGGCGCGTCGTCGCTGATCGCCGGCTCGTCGCGGACCTGCTCGGCCAGGGGTGCGGCGTCGAAGGCGGCTCGGAAGTCGATCAGCGCGTCGAGGCCGACGATCACGCCGGTGGTGCTGCGGACGGCGTCGAGGGCGCGGAGGATGCCGGCCTCGTAGGACGCGGAGGACGTGGTGTCGTGGCGGATCGTGACCGTCTCGCCGGTGCCGCCGAAGACCACCTCCTGGCGCGCCTCGACTCCGGGCAGGCGCAGGCTGTGCACCGGGATGCTCGCCACCTGCTGGCCGCGGGCGCGCTGGTCGGTGTGCGGCGCCTGGACGGGGCCCAGCTCGGCGCGCGCGCGGAGCAGGAGCTCTGCGGTGCGCACGGCGGTGCCGGAGGGCGAGTCGACCTTGCGCGCGCCGTGGGTCTCGACGATCTCGACCGCGTCGAAGAAGCGCGCCGCGACGGTCGACAGCGCGGTGGCGAGGACCGAGCCGAGCGAGAAGTTGGGGATGATCACCACGCCGGCGCCGGGCTGGGCGTCGACGCTGCGGCGGAGCGCCGCGATGCGGTCACCGGTCCAGCCGGAGGTGCCGACGAGAACCTTCCTGCCGTTCGCGACGGCGAGGTCGACGATCTGCTGGCTGACCGCGGGGAGCGTCATGTCCACGACGACGTCGGCGGCCAGCATCTCGCGCGGGTCGCTGCGCGAGCCGAGCCGGGCGACGAGGTCGAACTCCTCCGAGGCCTCGAGGAGCGAGCAGGTGAGGGAGCCGAGTTTGCCGGTTGCACCGACGACGGCGACGGAGGTGGTCACCGTGCCAGCCTAACGACCGCGGGTGACGCGGGGCTGCCGGTGGCGGTGGATCTCGATACGCCCGCTGCGCGGGCTACTCGATCAGCATGCAGCGCGACCCCGGCTGGTCGGGCAGTCCCAGAGGGGCCTCTTCCCCTGCTGGTCGAGTAGCCCCGAAGGGGCGTATCGAGACCGACGTCCTTGGGGGGGCGAGCAGCGCAGCTTCCTCGCCGCAGTCGCGGGGGTCAGTAGGACTGGGCCTCGGGGAGGCCGGTGCGCAGCTCGACGGGGAGGTGGGCGAGGTCGTTGTGCACGACGAGGACCGGGGGCTTGCGGGAGCGGACGCGGATGATCGTCAGGCCGCAGTTCGCCTGGTTCACGCCGAGCCAGCGCCAGTCCGGGGCGTCGAAGACGTGCCGGACGAACCAGCCGATGACGAAGTTGTGCGTGATGAGCAGGTCGTGGCGGTCCTCGCGGGACGGGGCGAGGAACTCGGCCACGGCGTCCTGCATCTGCGCGTGCCCGGCGTCGATCTCGGCCGGGGTGACGCTGCCGAAGAACGGTTCGAAGGCGCGCGGCATGTCCGGCGTCGGGCCGGAGGGGATGCAGTCGAACAGCAGCGAGGACGGCTCGATCGACAGCCCGGGCAGGATCGCCTGGAAGCGTGCGGCGGTCTCCTCCGCCCGGCGCAGCGGCGAGTGCCACGCCCCGGTGAAGGGGACGCCGCCGAGCCGCTCGGCGATGAGCCGGGCCTGGCGCTCGCCACGGGCCGACAGCGGGCCGTCGGGCATGCCGTGCTCGGCGTCCTGCTGCTCGCCGTGGCGGACGAGGTAGATGTAGTGGGACACGGAGGTCCTCCCTGGTGCGGCGCGACGGTGCGCGGTCAGCGGGTGTTCTCAGAGCGGATCAGGCCGCGGGAGTGGTCTCGATCTCGGCGATGCCGGCGAAGGTCGACTCGTCGACCGCTCCGACGGCCGAGATCGACGACGGCCCCCGGGCCAAGTCTGCCGCGAGTGCCTGGACGTCCTCCGCGCCGACGAGGGCGAGTCGGCGCAGGCTCTCGTCGAGGTCGACGAACTCGCCGAAGGTCAGCTCGGAGCGGCCGAGCCGCGACATCCGGGTGTCCGAGTCCTCCAGCGCGAGCGCCGCCGCGCCGGAGAGCTGGCCGCGGGCGCGGGCGAGCTCGTCGGCGGTGACGCCGTGCTCGGCGAGCCGGGTGAACTCGGCCAGCAGCAGCTCGGCGACGGTGCCCGCCTTCGACGGCGTGCAGGCCGCGTAGAGGCCGAAGAGGCCCGCGTCGGAGTAGGACGGGGCGAACGAGTAGACGGAGTAGGCCAGGCCGCGCTTCTCGCGCACCTCCTGGAAGAGGCGCGAGGACATGCCGCCGCCGAGGATCGAGTTCAGCACGCCCATCGTCATCCGCCGGTCGTCCGCGGCGGCCAGGCCGGGGAAGCCGATCAGCAGGTTCGCCTGCTCGGTCGGGCGGTGCGTGATCGAGAGGGCGGTGCCGCGGGTGAAGACGGCCGAGCCGCCGACCCGGCGCTCGACCGGCGCGGCCGGCGTGCTGAGATCCCAGCCGTCGGCGGCGAGGACACGCTCGAGCTGGGCGACGAGCACCTCGTGGTCGACCGCTCCCGCGACCGTGACGACGAGGTCGCGCGGGCGGTAGGCGGCGCGGTAGTGCGCCCAGACGGCGTCGCGGGTGGCCTCGCCGATGATCGCGGGGGTGCCGCCGATCGGGCGCCCGAGCGGGTGGTCGCCGAAGACGGCCTCGAAGAGCCGCTCGCTGGCGACGTCGGCCGGGTCGTCGTCGGCCATCGCGAGCTCCTCGAGGATGACGCCCCGCTCGGTCTCGAACTCGGCCGGGTCGAGCAGGCTCGAGGTGACCATGTCGCCGATGACCTCGACCGCCATCGGCAGGTCGCGGTCCTGCACCTTGGCGTAGTAGCAGGTGTACTCCTTGGCGGTCAGCGCGTTGTGCTCGCCGCCGACCGAGTCGAAGGCGACCGCGATGTCGAGCGCCGACCGGGTGCCCGTGCCCTTGAAGAGCAGGTGCTCGAGGAAGTGCGTGGAGCCGAAGTTGGACGGCACGGCGGGACGGCCGTCGACCGCGGGCAGGGCGGGCGCCTCGTCGCGCGAGCCGGCCGCGACCCAGAAGCCGATCGTCGCGCTGCGGGCCCCGGGCATCGCCTCGCTGAGGATGCGGACACCGCTCGAGAGGACGGTCCGGCGGACGAGCGAGCCGCCGGCGGCCCCGATGGTCGTCTCCGGCTGTTCGAGAGGGAGTGCGACACCGTGGTTCATCCGGCACAGCCTAGGCCACCTGCACCGGGTGATCCCTGCGCGACCCGTCAGCGGCGGGCGCGCTCCAGGGCCGCCAGGTGCCCGGCGTCGAGCTCGAGCGAGACGGCGCGCACCACGGCGTCGACGTCGGCCGGAGAGCGCGGGGCGACCGCAGCCGCGGTCACTCCCGGCCGGGAGAGCAGCCAGGCCAGTGCGACGGCGGCCGGGGTGGCCGAGAGCTCGGCGCCGATGGCGTCGAGGGCGACCAGCACGCGTCGCCCGCGCCGCCCGACGTGGGCAGCGGCGAGGACGCCGTCGGGGAGCCGGCCGAGCTGCCTCCGCCCGCGCTCGACGCCGTCGAGGAAGCCGTGCGCGAGCGGCGCCGTGCAGAGCAGCGAGAGACCCTGGCCGGCCGCGACCAGACCGAGGTCGCCGTCCGCCCGGGTGCTGTCGAGCAGGCTGTAGGGCAGTTCGACGCCGGCGAACCGCGGGTGGCCGTGGCCGGCGAGCACGCGCGCCTCGAAGAGCTCCTCGGCGGCGAATCCCGAGGCGACGGCGGTGCCGACGAGACCGCGGGCGAGCAGGACCTCGACGGCGCTGAGCAGCTGGTCGAGGCGACCGGCGCCGTCGGGGCGGACTGCGAGGACGTCGAGTCGTTCGACTCCGAGGCGTCGCAGTGTCTCCTCCACCCGGGTCACCAGGGCGCGCGGGGAGGCGACGGCGGACGGGGAGCCGCCGAAGCGGCCGAGCAGCCGGAACCGATCGCGGTCGCGGTGGCCGGCGAGCCAGGCGCCGACCCGCTCCTCCCCCGTCGCGGATCCGGCGGTGTCCGCGACGACGACGCCGTCGCCGCCCCAGGCCGCGAAGCGCTCGAGCAGCTCGGGGCCGCCGTCCTCGCGCCGCGCGAGGGCTGCGGCGTCGAGGACGAGCGGGAAGAGGGCCTCGGCCGTGTCGCCGAGAGAGCGCCGGACGGCGGCGGGGGCCACGACGGGCCCGCTGTCCGCGAGGGGCGGATGCGCCGCGGTGCCGCGCATCGTCCGCGCGGCAGAGCCGGACTTCACCCTCGCCACTCGCCCACTCCCCCGCGGCGGTCGGGTCCGCCGGGACCGAGGGTATCCGAGCGCGGCGGGCGCCTCGCGGGGCGCCCGCGAACGCTTAACCCGATCGTTACACGGCGTTCTCCGGCGGTCTCGCGAGGGCGGCCGGCGACGGTGCGGCGACCCCGCCGGCGTCGGTGGTGGCGGCTAGATTCAGGCCATGGAGCCCCTCACCCCGACCCCCGCGACGCCCTGGTGGACGAGCGCGGTCGTCTACCAGATCTACCCCCGCTCGTTCGCCGACTCGAACGGCGACGGGTTCGGCGACCTCGGCGGCATCCGCGTGCATCTCGACCACCTCGCCGACCTCGGCGTGGACGTCGTCTGGCTGTCGCCGGTCTACCCGTCGCCGCAGCACGACAACGGCTACGACATCTCGGACTACCAGGACATCGACCCGCTGTTCGGCTCGCTCGAGGAGTTCGACCTGCTCCTCGCCGAGGCGCACGAGCGCGGGATCAAGCTGGTGATGGACCTCGTGGTGAACCACACCAGCGACGAGCACGCCTGGTTCGTGCAGTCGCGCTCCTCGCAGGAGGACGCGAAGCGCGACTGGTACTGGTGGCGGCAGGGGCGCGAGAACGCCGCTCCTGAGGCGGCGCTCGCGCCGGACGCCGAGCTCGAGGCCACCGCCGCCGCGAGCCTCGACGTCGCCGAGCCCAACGGCTGGCGCTCCTACTTCTCCGGCCCGGCCTGGACCCTCGATCCGGCGACCGACGAGTACTTCCTGCACCTCTTCGCGGTGCAGCAGCCCGACCTCAACTGGGAGAACCCGGAGGTCCGGCACGCGGTGCACGCGATGATGAACTGGTGGCTCGACCGCGGGGTCGACGGCTTCCGGATGGACGTCATCAACCTGGTCTCGAAGAACGTCGACGAGATCGACGGGCCGGGCGGCGGCTCCGGGATCGTCGGCGGGGTGGGCCCCCGGCTGCACGAGTTCCTCCGCGAGATGAACGAGGCCGTCTTCGCCGGGCGCGAGGGCGCCCTGATGACGGTCGGCGAGATGCCGGGCGTCACGCTCGAGGAGGCGGTGCTCGTCACCGACCCGGAGCGGCGCGAGCTCGACATGGTCTTCCAGTTCGAGCACGTCGGCATCGACCACGGCGTCGACAAGTTCCACCCGGTCCCGCTCGATCTCGTCGCCCTGAAGGCGAATCTCGCCCGCTGGCAGGACGGGCTGGCCGAGCGCGGCTGGAACAGCCTCTACCTCGGCAACCACGACCAGCCCCGGCTGGTGTCCCGCTTCGGCGACGACGGCGCCTGGCGCTACGAGTCGGCCACGCTCTGGGCGACGCTCCTGCACCTGCAGCGCGGCACGCCGTACATCTACCAGGGCGACGAGATCGGCATGACCAACGCGCCGTTCGCCGGCATCGAGGACTTCCGCGACGTCGAGTCGCTGAACTACTACGCCGAGGCGGTCGAGGAGCGCGGCGAGGACCCGGAGCAGGTGCTCGCTGGGCTGCGCGCGCAGAGCCGCGACAACGCGCGGACGCCGGTGCAGTGGGACGGCGGACCGCAGGCCGGCTTCACGACGGGCGAGCCGTGGATCCCGGTCAACCCGAACCACGTCGAGGTGAACGTCGCGGCCGACCGCGGGGCGGAGCGCTCCGTCTTCGAGTACTACCGCGCGCTGATCGCGCTGCGGCACGAGGACGAGACGGTGCAGCTGGGCCGCTTCGCCCTGCTCGAGGCCGAGCATCCGACGCTCTTCGCGTTCACGCGCACCGGGGCGAGCGAGCTGCTCGTGGTCGGCAACGTCTCCGGCGAGCCGCTCGAGGTCGCGCTGCTCGAGGAGTGGGCCGAAGCCGAGACGGTGCTGGGCAACGTCGCGGGCGCGTCGGGATCGACGCTCGGGCCGTGGGAGGCGCGCATCCTGCGTCGCTGACCCCCGGCTCGCCAGCGCCCCTGCTCTGGCGGGGCGCTGCCGGGCCGGCGTGTGCTGCCCAGCGACCTGCGGGGGCGCCGCTCAGGCGGAGGCGCGGTCGAGCTGGGCGATCTCGCTGCGGGTGATCGGCAGCGTCGCGGCTCCGAAGATCGACGCCAGCTCCTCGGCGCCGCGGGCGCGCACGATGACGGCCGAGACCTCCTGGTGCGCGAGCACCCAGGCGAGCGCGGCGGTGCCGGGGTTGCTGCCGTGCGCCTCCGCGACCTCGTCGAGCGCCGCGAGCACCTTGTTGCCGTGCCGGCCGACGTAGTCGAGGGCGGCCTCGAACATGACCGACTCCGGCTCGTCGGAGCGGTGGCGCAGCCGCCCGGTGAGGTAGCCGCTCGCGAGCGGCAGGCGGGCGAGGGTGCCGAGACCCTGGCGGAGCACCTCGGGGGCGACGTCGGCCTCGTAGTGCTTCCGCTCCATCAGGTTGTACTCGGCGATCACCGCGGTGAAGACGGGCAGGCCCAGGTCGCGAGCCGCCGCCTCCGCCTCGGCGAGGGCGGCGCCGCTGAAGTGCGCCGCGCCGAGGGCGCCGACCGAGCCGTTCTCGATGAACGGGGCGACGGCGGCGAGGCTCTCGGCGATCGGGACCTCCGGGTCCTCGCTGTCGAAGGAGAGCAGGTCGATCCGGGTGCCGAGCCGCTCGAGGCAGCCCTCGATCGCGACCCGCACGTCCTCGGCCGCGAGGCCCGGGGCGTCGGGGTGGCGGCCGACCTTGGTGGCGACGAGCAGCTCGTCGCGCCGGGTGGACTGCTCGAGCCAGCGGCCGATCATGTACTCGCTGCGCCCGGTGGCGTAGTGGTCGGCGGTCGAGATCAGCGTCCCGCCGAGCTCGGCGAACGCGTCGAGGACCTCGGTGGTCTCGTCGATGCTCGCGGCCCAGCCGAAGACGGAGCCGTCCAGGGCGACCGGGTGCACGGGCAGACCGGTGGCTCCGAGGAGGCGGGGCGGAAGGGGCGTCTCCGGCGCGAGGGCCGGGGGCGTCGAGTCGGTCACGGGGTCCTCCGGTCGGGGCGGTGCGACGGCACGGTCCCGCCACCGTACCCCACGGACGACGGGCCGCCGGGCCACCGGGGTGCGGCCGCACCCGGGAACGACGGACGCCCGCCCCACCGGAGTGGGACGGGCGTCCGTCGTGCGGGAGGGATCAGCTCTCGGCGGGGACCTCGACGGGCGCCTCGGC comes from the Rathayibacter festucae DSM 15932 genome and includes:
- the dapA gene encoding 4-hydroxy-tetrahydrodipicolinate synthase yields the protein MSTPENPFGQVLVALVTPFTADGEVDWPGVEKHIDDCIAKGADGIVVTGTTGETSTLTDPEKIRLVEVGKSVAAGRAKIITGGGSNETAHAMQLARQSEKAGADGNMIVTPYYNKPTQAGILTHFRMIADATDLPVILYDIPGRTGVPIRYETILRAAKHPNILAVKDAKGDLSEVSRVLNQTDLMYFCGDDANVLPELAIGATGLIGVTANIAASPYRTIVDAVNSGDLKAATLAHQQLEPLVRAVMTHVPGTVAAKYILHGLGRISSPRVRLPLVGPEESEAALIEDELGLVRDIPGVDFRNFRPDRNAAAGGALPKVAGTTR
- a CDS encoding type IV toxin-antitoxin system AbiEi family antitoxin domain-containing protein: MRASSGSVLRAGGLVKTEQFLREGSSARELREAVKTGALLRVRKGWYALPGVDTGIERAFRVGGVLACANAAVAHGLWVPRFRGLHVAVGAHTSRLRDPDRHAVRLSHDPDVVVHWSKEAPRPSALVQALEDCVVEAAACQGAEFAFVLLESALHRRLLDSAGRARLLARLPTSHRRLLRRAGSSSESGLESMVAFRLRTLGIAFRQQVRIGRRRIDFLLGEVLALEVDGAAFHDPEHDNRRDVELGLLGYCVRHYRTSLVLDDWPLVEADILAALSRGDHVRS
- the thyX gene encoding FAD-dependent thymidylate synthase, translating into MTEQSEPEQSEPDSPVFRSDVVVELVRSSAHDSDVLFAARVSTQGEKTLAGALDEESADSELQGKRDRGLINYLMRDRHGSPFEHNSMTFYVQAPIFVFREFMRHRIASYNEESGRYRELRPVFYVPGPQRNLVQVGKPGAYSFEPGTPEQTELVVAETRRASTQAFEAYQRMLQEGVAREVARIVLPLNIYSSMYVTLNARSLMNFLSLRTKREDSTFPSFPQREIEMAAEQMEQHFEQLMPLTAAAFTANGRVAP
- a CDS encoding thioredoxin family protein, whose translation is MDPLQIAAALLGLVALGTALGLLRRRAAGRVRARPAASAERIDPAALVDGAVLGPRATIVQFSTEYCARCPAVHRMLADVSAGRDGVVHLDVDLTRRADLADRFRILQTPTLLVLDADGVARSRIAGAPARAVVLAELDRLETA
- a CDS encoding DUF4395 domain-containing protein is translated as MTTAPPAGSVDPRGPRFAASVTAVLLLAAVGLGLAAPVPADSVARLVQPGFLLLAVLAALFAWSASRGVGSGPWAVVFRRLLRPRLAPPTEWEDARPPRFAQLVGLLVTAAGVVLHLAGVPGAVPVAAAIAFLAAFLNAAFGLCLGCELYLLLVRAGVLGRTAGSRA
- a CDS encoding TIGR01777 family oxidoreductase; protein product: MSESTARHSDQDGTGGAGDSPRRSTRTAAPRPAVPPGEAPDTATRAQEESAAPKRLRVLISGASGMIGSELVRQLRSDGHEIFRLVRHAPTSPDEFHWAPASHMLDFSVLDRVDAVINLSGASISRLPWTSSYKREILDSRVQATQTITDAMRMASTPPSILLNASAVGYYGDRPGEELTEESPRGEGFLADVVERWEQAALLAPETARVVTVRTGLVLGNGGALKPLLPLTKLGLSGPLGGGQQYWPWISHYDEAAAIRHLLTSSLSGPVNLAGPEAATANEVMSTLAELLHRPFKLPVPERIIELALRDAGHELLLSSQRLVPQRLLDDGFVFRHRTVAEALQAVLAD
- the dapB gene encoding 4-hydroxy-tetrahydrodipicolinate reductase, producing MTTSVAVVGATGKLGSLTCSLLEASEEFDLVARLGSRSDPREMLAADVVVDMTLPAVSQQIVDLAVANGRKVLVGTSGWTGDRIAALRRSVDAQPGAGVVIIPNFSLGSVLATALSTVAARFFDAVEIVETHGARKVDSPSGTAVRTAELLLRARAELGPVQAPHTDQRARGQQVASIPVHSLRLPGVEARQEVVFGGTGETVTIRHDTTSSASYEAGILRALDAVRSTTGVIVGLDALIDFRAAFDAAPLAEQVRDEPAISDDAPSGQAAAATSTP
- a CDS encoding histidine phosphatase family protein produces the protein MSHYIYLVRHGEQQDAEHGMPDGPLSARGERQARLIAERLGGVPFTGAWHSPLRRAEETAARFQAILPGLSIEPSSLLFDCIPSGPTPDMPRAFEPFFGSVTPAEIDAGHAQMQDAVAEFLAPSREDRHDLLITHNFVIGWFVRHVFDAPDWRWLGVNQANCGLTIIRVRSRKPPVLVVHNDLAHLPVELRTGLPEAQSY